In a single window of the Hippocampus zosterae strain Florida chromosome 6, ASM2543408v3, whole genome shotgun sequence genome:
- the LOC127601544 gene encoding calcium release-activated calcium channel protein 1-like, which produces MSLNEHSLQALSWRKLYLSRAKLKATSRTSALLSGFAMVAMVEVQLERDYTYPPGLLIAFSACTTVLVAVHLFALMISTCILPNLEAVSNVHNLNSVNESPHERMHRHIELAWAFSTVIGTLLFLTEVMLLCWVKFLPLKSDTEKNGTISAGQAAAIASTCIMVPFGLVFIVFAIHFYRTLVSHKTDRQIRELEQVIRLQNQLDHRTENDDLKTVDHFA; this is translated from the exons ATGAGTTTGAACGAACATTCCTTGCAGGCTCTGTCATGGAGAAAATTGTACTTGAGCCGGGCCAAGTTGAAAGCCACCAGCCGCACTTCAGCTCTTTTGTCGGGATTCGCGATG gttGCCATGGTGGAGGTACAGCTGGAAAGGGACTATACTTATCCTCCAGGGTTGCTGATCGCCTTCAGTGCCTGCACTACAGTACTAGTCGCGGTGCACCTCTTTGCACTCATGATTAGCACCTGTATCCTCCCAAATCTTGAGGCAGTCAGCAATGTTCACAACCTCAACTCGGTGAACGAGTCTCCCCATGAGCGTATGCACCGTCACATTGAACTGGCCTGGGCCTTTTCCACTGTCATTGGTACCCTTCTCTTCCTCACAGAAGTGATGCTCCTCTGCTGGGTCAAATTTTTACCTCTGAAAAgcgacacagaaaaaaatggcaccatAAGTGCTGGCCAAGCGGCAGCCATCGCTTCCACTTGCATCATGGTACCTTTTGGCCTGGTTTTTATTGTGTTCGCTATTCACTTTTACCGCACACTGGTCAGTCACAAAACTGACCGGCAGATCCGAGAGCTGGAGCAAGTTATTCGGCTGCAGAACCAATTGGATCACAGGACGGAAAATGATGACCTGAAGACTGTTGACCATTTCGCTTGA
- the kdm2ba gene encoding lysine (K)-specific demethylase 2Ba isoform X1, with the protein MALSLSGDDEEYDSDSEQQRAANRPKPKMATPSAVKLPSSRSSSGARRRRTRCRKCEACMRTECGECHFCKDMKKFGGPGRMKQSCIMRQCIAPVLPHTAVCVVCKEAGKEDTLEEEEDKFNFMLMECSICNEIVHPNCLKVSDASGVVNDELPNCWECPKCNHAGKSGKVLKQKRGPGFKYASNLPGSLLREQKSMKEEGDTSSSVKRRPDREETPRHRPEEALHRPPPMLSPGSVPRPRLEDKLRKKRKLFDEEEEDDFRGKKQERSEEPCFSKILQQIKMEEDDAYEDDDDDGRELHFRGFVERNGRLGGAEDLADDRDYKSDLLNSSLKMPVVDSDHSHCSSPQAGPSSEGGSETQEKGPRPKTRRKRRLPNKELSRELSKALNQEIQKTEDCLANENRQPLKVEPESENEEPKRLFHNSNDIGEQRPHLKTKEMNGTPWELRHFYPSQITPLGFNRSTPTTRPVPPRSPPKCVQMERHVIRPPPISPPPDRLPLKDGKMHVLQREVWMKIFNHLTHQELCSCMRVSKTWNRWCCDKRLWTKIDLNRCTSITPLMLSGIIRRQPLSLDLSWTNISKKQLSWLINRLPGLRVLKLSGCSWAAVSALCTSSCPLLRTLDVQWVEGLKDAQMRDLLSPPTDNRPGQLDNRCKLRNVEDLRLAGLDITDTSLRLIIRQMPLLSRLDLSYCNHVNDQSVNLLTAAGTTTRDSLTEINLSVCNRVTDHSLNFFKRCGSICQIDLRFCKQVTKAGCERFLAEMSVSVPFRLKEDKLLQKTS; encoded by the exons ATGGCCTTGTCATTGAGTGGAGACGATGAGGAATATGATTCAGACTCCGAACAG CAGCGTGCAGCCAATCGTCCAAAGCCCAAGATGGCAACACCTTCGGCTGTTAAACTACCATCCAGTCGTAGCTCATCAGGAGCCAGACGGAGGAGAACACGCTGCCGAAAGTGCGAGGCGTGCATGCGGACAGAGTGTGGGGAGTGTCACTTTTGCAAGGACATGAAGAAGTTTGGTGGTCCAGGCCGCATGAAACAGTCTTGCATTATGAGGCAGTGCATAGCA CCTGTTTTGCCCCACACAGCTGTATGCGTGGTGTGTAAGGAGGCTGGGAAGGAGGATACactggaggaagaggaagacaaaTTCAACTTCATGTTAATGGAATGTTCTATCTGCAACGAAATTGTCCATCCCAACTGCCTCAAG GTGAGTGACGCTTCTGGCGTGGTGAACGACGAGCTGCCAAACTGCTGGGAATGCCCTAAGTGCAACCATGCTGGAAAGAGTGGAAAA GTATTAAAGCAAAAAaggggtccagggttcaagtacGCCTCCAACCTCCCTGGCTCTCTGCTGAGGGAACAGAAGTCTATGAAGGAGGAGGGGGACACATCTTCTTCAGTCAAGAGAAGACCTGACAGAGAGGAGACACCCAGGCATCGACCCGAGGAGGCTCTTCACCGGCCGCCACCCATGTTGTCCCCTGGTAGCGTTCCCCGACCCCGGCTCGAGGATAAgctgaggaagaagaggaagctctttgatgaggaggaggaagatgatttCAGAGGAAAGAAGCAG GAAAGATCCGAAGaaccttgtttttcaaaaatattgcaGCAAATTAAGATGGAAGAGGATGATGCATAtgaggacgatgatgatgatggaaggGAGCTTCATTTCCGGGGTTTTGTAGAGCGAAATGGCCGTTTGGGTGGAGCGGAGGACCTGGCAGATGACAGAGACTATAAGAGTGATCTTTTGAATTCTTCCCTCAAAATGCCTGTTGTGGACAGCGACCACTCCCACTGCAGCTCTCCGCAAGCCGGCCCAAGCAGCGAAGGCGGGAGCGAGACCCAGGAAAAAGGCCCTCGACCCAAAACTCGGCGCAAAAGGCGTTTACCTAACAAGGAGCTAAGCAGAGAGCTCAGCAAAGCACTGAACCAGGAAATTCAGAAAACCGAGGACTGCCTGGCCAATGAAAACCGCCAGCCTCTTAAGGTGGAGCCAGAGTCTGAAAACGAAGAACCCAAGAGGTTGTTCCACAACAGCAATGACATTGGCGAGCAGAGGCCCCACCTTAAGACCAAGGAGATGAATGGCACCCCCTGGGAACTGCGCCACTTCTACCCGAGTCAGATCACTCCGCTGGGCTTCAACAGGAGCACACCAACCACCCGCCCGGTGCCTCCGCGCTCGCCGCCCAAGTGTGTCCAAATGGAACGCCACGTCATTAGGCCCCCGCCAATAAGCCCGCCGCCCGATAGACTACCTCTTAAAGATGGCAAAATGCATGTCCTCCAGCGTGAGGTCTGGATGAAGATATTCAACCACCTCACGCATCAGGAACTATGCTCCTGCATGAGAGTGTCCAAGACCTGGAACAGATG GTGCTGCGATAAAAGACTCTGGACAAAGATCGACCTGAACCGCTGCACGTCCATCACGCCACTCATGCTGAGCGGAATCATTCGGCGACAGCCACTCTCTCTGGACCTCAGCTGGACCAACATTTCCAAGAAACAATTAAGCTGGCTGATTAACAGATTGCCAG GTCTGCGAGTGTTAAAGCTATCGGGGTGTTCGTGGGCGGCTGTATCTGCACTCTGCACCTCCAGCTGCCCACTACTACGAACGCTGGACGTCCAGTGGGTGGAAGGGCTCAAGGACGCACAGATGAGAGATCTCCTGTCACCTCCCACAGACAACAGGCCGG GTCAACTGGATAACCGCTGCAAATTGCGAAATGTGGAGGATCTACGTCTGGCAGGCCTGGACATCACTGACACATCCCTACGGCTCATCATTCGCCAGATGCCTCTGCTTTCCCGGCTGGACCTGAGCTACTGTAACCACGTCAACGACCAGTCAGTCAACCTGCTAACAGCGGCGGGGACCACCACTCGAGACTCACTCACAGAAATCAACTTGTCAG TTTGTAACCGGGTCACCGATCATTCCCTGAACTTTTTCAAGCGTTGCGGGAGCATCTGCCAGATTGACCTTCGCTTCTGCAAGCAGGTGACCAAGGCGGGCTGCGAGAGGTTCCTCGCTGAAATGTCTGTGAGCGTCCCGTTTAGACTGAAGGAAGATAAATTGCTGCAGAAGACCAGCTAG
- the rnf34a gene encoding E3 ubiquitin-protein ligase RNF34a isoform X2, with protein sequence MKAGASSVWASCCGLLNEVMGTGAVRGQQPGFGAGAGPFRFAPSAGYSTYPPTSSGIPSLVCKSCGLAFSVFRRKHICSDCKKCFCSLCSMPLENVRICATCHLLKATAFHRPRLMRLRVRDLRQYLLLHNVPTDTCREKEDLVDLVLCHQGSEEEEDEEEEEEQEQEPDTSSLHSRSMYTPPPSTTQSASELSPLAASQAEPLSRSDSSDSNRDIGDATSVSLLNLDPSEHTPETSPQTRRLLRASLSDISNVSDIEGLSVRQLKEILARNFVNYSGCCEKWELVERVGRLYRETEENRKSLENVSSTVTKDGERVPQMFLDENLCRICMDAVIDCVLLECGHMVTCTKCGKRMSECPICRQYVVRAVHVFKS encoded by the exons ATGAAG GCAGGAGCCTCGTCAGTGTGGGCTTCATGCTGCGGTCTGCTGAATGAAGTTATGGGTACCGGAGCCGTCAGAGGTCAGCAGCCAGGCTTCGGGGCAGGTGCTGGACCCTTCAGGTTCGCCCCCAGTGCAGGATACTCTACATACCCTCCCACTAGCTCAGGAATTCCCAGCCTAGTTTGCAAGTCCTGTGGTCTGGCGTTCTCGGTCTTCAGGAGGAAG CACATTTGCAGCGACTGCAAGAAGTGTTTCTGCTCTCTGTGTTCCATGCCTCTCGAGAATGTGCGCATCTGTGCCACGTGTCATTTGCTGAAGGCAACAGCCTTCCATCGGCCACGGCTAATGCGACTAAGGGTCAGGGACCTGCGACAGTACTTGTTGCTTCATAATGTCCCCACCGACACATGCAGAGAAAAAGAAGACTTGGTGGACCTGGTGCTCTGTCACCAAGgcagtgaggaagaggaggacgaagaagaagaggaggagcaggagcaggagcCTGACACAAGTAGTCTCCACTCTCGTTCCATGTATACTCCACCACCTTCGACCACACAGTCTGCCTCAGAGCTGTCTCCACTTGCTGCCTCTCAGGCGGAACCTCTCAGCAGGAGTGATAGTTCTGACAGCAACCGG GACATCGGTGATGCCACATCAGTGTCACTTCTCAACTTGGACCCCAGTGAACACACACCTGAG ACGAGCCCTCAGACGCGGCGTCTGCTCCGAGCGTCTCTTTCGGACATCTCCAATGTGAGTGACATCGAGGGCCTCTCTGTCAGGCAGTTGAAGGAGATCCTGGCCAGGAACTTTGTCAACTATTCAGGGTGCTGTGAGAAGTGGGAGCTGGTGGAGCGGGTCGGCAGACTCTACAGAGAAACAGAGGAGAACAGGAAATCAT TAGAAAATGTGAGCAGTACTGTAACCAAAG acGGTGAGAGAGTTCCACAGATGTTCCTCGACGAAAACCTTTGCAGGATCTGCATGGATGCTGTGATCGACTGCGTTCTGCTGGAGTGCGGCCACATGGTGACCTGCACCAAGTGTGGCAAGAGGATGAGCGAGTGCCCCATCTGCAGGCAGTACGTCGTTAGGGCCGTGCACGTCTTCAAATCCTGA
- the kdm2ba gene encoding lysine (K)-specific demethylase 2Ba isoform X3 yields the protein MALSLSGDDEEYDSDSEQQRAANRPKPKMATPSAVKLPSSRSSSGARRRRTRCRKCEACMRTECGECHFCKDMKKFGGPGRMKQSCIMRQCIAPVLPHTAVCVVCKEAGKEDTLEEEEDKFNFMLMECSICNEIVHPNCLKVSDASGVVNDELPNCWECPKCNHAGKSGKQKRGPGFKYASNLPGSLLREQKSMKEEGDTSSSVKRRPDREETPRHRPEEALHRPPPMLSPGSVPRPRLEDKLRKKRKLFDEEEEDDFRGKKQERSEEPCFSKILQQIKMEEDDAYEDDDDDGRELHFRGFVERNGRLGGAEDLADDRDYKSDLLNSSLKMPVVDSDHSHCSSPQAGPSSEGGSETQEKGPRPKTRRKRRLPNKELSRELSKALNQEIQKTEDCLANENRQPLKVEPESENEEPKRLFHNSNDIGEQRPHLKTKEMNGTPWELRHFYPSQITPLGFNRSTPTTRPVPPRSPPKCVQMERHVIRPPPISPPPDRLPLKDGKMHVLQREVWMKIFNHLTHQELCSCMRVSKTWNRWCCDKRLWTKIDLNRCTSITPLMLSGIIRRQPLSLDLSWTNISKKQLSWLINRLPGLRVLKLSGCSWAAVSALCTSSCPLLRTLDVQWVEGLKDAQMRDLLSPPTDNRPGQLDNRCKLRNVEDLRLAGLDITDTSLRLIIRQMPLLSRLDLSYCNHVNDQSVNLLTAAGTTTRDSLTEINLSVCNRVTDHSLNFFKRCGSICQIDLRFCKQVTKAGCERFLAEMSVSVPFRLKEDKLLQKTS from the exons ATGGCCTTGTCATTGAGTGGAGACGATGAGGAATATGATTCAGACTCCGAACAG CAGCGTGCAGCCAATCGTCCAAAGCCCAAGATGGCAACACCTTCGGCTGTTAAACTACCATCCAGTCGTAGCTCATCAGGAGCCAGACGGAGGAGAACACGCTGCCGAAAGTGCGAGGCGTGCATGCGGACAGAGTGTGGGGAGTGTCACTTTTGCAAGGACATGAAGAAGTTTGGTGGTCCAGGCCGCATGAAACAGTCTTGCATTATGAGGCAGTGCATAGCA CCTGTTTTGCCCCACACAGCTGTATGCGTGGTGTGTAAGGAGGCTGGGAAGGAGGATACactggaggaagaggaagacaaaTTCAACTTCATGTTAATGGAATGTTCTATCTGCAACGAAATTGTCCATCCCAACTGCCTCAAG GTGAGTGACGCTTCTGGCGTGGTGAACGACGAGCTGCCAAACTGCTGGGAATGCCCTAAGTGCAACCATGCTGGAAAGAGTGGAAAA CAAAAAaggggtccagggttcaagtacGCCTCCAACCTCCCTGGCTCTCTGCTGAGGGAACAGAAGTCTATGAAGGAGGAGGGGGACACATCTTCTTCAGTCAAGAGAAGACCTGACAGAGAGGAGACACCCAGGCATCGACCCGAGGAGGCTCTTCACCGGCCGCCACCCATGTTGTCCCCTGGTAGCGTTCCCCGACCCCGGCTCGAGGATAAgctgaggaagaagaggaagctctttgatgaggaggaggaagatgatttCAGAGGAAAGAAGCAG GAAAGATCCGAAGaaccttgtttttcaaaaatattgcaGCAAATTAAGATGGAAGAGGATGATGCATAtgaggacgatgatgatgatggaaggGAGCTTCATTTCCGGGGTTTTGTAGAGCGAAATGGCCGTTTGGGTGGAGCGGAGGACCTGGCAGATGACAGAGACTATAAGAGTGATCTTTTGAATTCTTCCCTCAAAATGCCTGTTGTGGACAGCGACCACTCCCACTGCAGCTCTCCGCAAGCCGGCCCAAGCAGCGAAGGCGGGAGCGAGACCCAGGAAAAAGGCCCTCGACCCAAAACTCGGCGCAAAAGGCGTTTACCTAACAAGGAGCTAAGCAGAGAGCTCAGCAAAGCACTGAACCAGGAAATTCAGAAAACCGAGGACTGCCTGGCCAATGAAAACCGCCAGCCTCTTAAGGTGGAGCCAGAGTCTGAAAACGAAGAACCCAAGAGGTTGTTCCACAACAGCAATGACATTGGCGAGCAGAGGCCCCACCTTAAGACCAAGGAGATGAATGGCACCCCCTGGGAACTGCGCCACTTCTACCCGAGTCAGATCACTCCGCTGGGCTTCAACAGGAGCACACCAACCACCCGCCCGGTGCCTCCGCGCTCGCCGCCCAAGTGTGTCCAAATGGAACGCCACGTCATTAGGCCCCCGCCAATAAGCCCGCCGCCCGATAGACTACCTCTTAAAGATGGCAAAATGCATGTCCTCCAGCGTGAGGTCTGGATGAAGATATTCAACCACCTCACGCATCAGGAACTATGCTCCTGCATGAGAGTGTCCAAGACCTGGAACAGATG GTGCTGCGATAAAAGACTCTGGACAAAGATCGACCTGAACCGCTGCACGTCCATCACGCCACTCATGCTGAGCGGAATCATTCGGCGACAGCCACTCTCTCTGGACCTCAGCTGGACCAACATTTCCAAGAAACAATTAAGCTGGCTGATTAACAGATTGCCAG GTCTGCGAGTGTTAAAGCTATCGGGGTGTTCGTGGGCGGCTGTATCTGCACTCTGCACCTCCAGCTGCCCACTACTACGAACGCTGGACGTCCAGTGGGTGGAAGGGCTCAAGGACGCACAGATGAGAGATCTCCTGTCACCTCCCACAGACAACAGGCCGG GTCAACTGGATAACCGCTGCAAATTGCGAAATGTGGAGGATCTACGTCTGGCAGGCCTGGACATCACTGACACATCCCTACGGCTCATCATTCGCCAGATGCCTCTGCTTTCCCGGCTGGACCTGAGCTACTGTAACCACGTCAACGACCAGTCAGTCAACCTGCTAACAGCGGCGGGGACCACCACTCGAGACTCACTCACAGAAATCAACTTGTCAG TTTGTAACCGGGTCACCGATCATTCCCTGAACTTTTTCAAGCGTTGCGGGAGCATCTGCCAGATTGACCTTCGCTTCTGCAAGCAGGTGACCAAGGCGGGCTGCGAGAGGTTCCTCGCTGAAATGTCTGTGAGCGTCCCGTTTAGACTGAAGGAAGATAAATTGCTGCAGAAGACCAGCTAG
- the rnf34a gene encoding E3 ubiquitin-protein ligase RNF34a isoform X1 → MKAGASSVWASCCGLLNEVMGTGAVRGQQPGFGAGAGPFRFAPSAGYSTYPPTSSGIPSLVCKSCGLAFSVFRRKHICSDCKKCFCSLCSMPLENVRICATCHLLKATAFHRPRLMRLRVRDLRQYLLLHNVPTDTCREKEDLVDLVLCHQGSEEEEDEEEEEEQEQEPDTSSLHSRSMYTPPPSTTQSASELSPLAASQAEPLSRSDSSDSNRDIGDATSVSLLNLDPSEHTPETSPQTRRLLRASLSDISNVSDIEGLSVRQLKEILARNFVNYSGCCEKWELVERVGRLYRETEENRKSLENVSSTVTKVVAFPPPIYNGAIGDGERVPQMFLDENLCRICMDAVIDCVLLECGHMVTCTKCGKRMSECPICRQYVVRAVHVFKS, encoded by the exons ATGAAG GCAGGAGCCTCGTCAGTGTGGGCTTCATGCTGCGGTCTGCTGAATGAAGTTATGGGTACCGGAGCCGTCAGAGGTCAGCAGCCAGGCTTCGGGGCAGGTGCTGGACCCTTCAGGTTCGCCCCCAGTGCAGGATACTCTACATACCCTCCCACTAGCTCAGGAATTCCCAGCCTAGTTTGCAAGTCCTGTGGTCTGGCGTTCTCGGTCTTCAGGAGGAAG CACATTTGCAGCGACTGCAAGAAGTGTTTCTGCTCTCTGTGTTCCATGCCTCTCGAGAATGTGCGCATCTGTGCCACGTGTCATTTGCTGAAGGCAACAGCCTTCCATCGGCCACGGCTAATGCGACTAAGGGTCAGGGACCTGCGACAGTACTTGTTGCTTCATAATGTCCCCACCGACACATGCAGAGAAAAAGAAGACTTGGTGGACCTGGTGCTCTGTCACCAAGgcagtgaggaagaggaggacgaagaagaagaggaggagcaggagcaggagcCTGACACAAGTAGTCTCCACTCTCGTTCCATGTATACTCCACCACCTTCGACCACACAGTCTGCCTCAGAGCTGTCTCCACTTGCTGCCTCTCAGGCGGAACCTCTCAGCAGGAGTGATAGTTCTGACAGCAACCGG GACATCGGTGATGCCACATCAGTGTCACTTCTCAACTTGGACCCCAGTGAACACACACCTGAG ACGAGCCCTCAGACGCGGCGTCTGCTCCGAGCGTCTCTTTCGGACATCTCCAATGTGAGTGACATCGAGGGCCTCTCTGTCAGGCAGTTGAAGGAGATCCTGGCCAGGAACTTTGTCAACTATTCAGGGTGCTGTGAGAAGTGGGAGCTGGTGGAGCGGGTCGGCAGACTCTACAGAGAAACAGAGGAGAACAGGAAATCAT TAGAAAATGTGAGCAGTACTGTAACCAAAG TGGTGGCCTTCCCCCCTCCTATCTACAATGGGGCCATTGGAG acGGTGAGAGAGTTCCACAGATGTTCCTCGACGAAAACCTTTGCAGGATCTGCATGGATGCTGTGATCGACTGCGTTCTGCTGGAGTGCGGCCACATGGTGACCTGCACCAAGTGTGGCAAGAGGATGAGCGAGTGCCCCATCTGCAGGCAGTACGTCGTTAGGGCCGTGCACGTCTTCAAATCCTGA
- the kdm2ba gene encoding lysine (K)-specific demethylase 2Ba isoform X2 codes for MALSLSGDDEEYDSDSEQRAANRPKPKMATPSAVKLPSSRSSSGARRRRTRCRKCEACMRTECGECHFCKDMKKFGGPGRMKQSCIMRQCIAPVLPHTAVCVVCKEAGKEDTLEEEEDKFNFMLMECSICNEIVHPNCLKVSDASGVVNDELPNCWECPKCNHAGKSGKVLKQKRGPGFKYASNLPGSLLREQKSMKEEGDTSSSVKRRPDREETPRHRPEEALHRPPPMLSPGSVPRPRLEDKLRKKRKLFDEEEEDDFRGKKQERSEEPCFSKILQQIKMEEDDAYEDDDDDGRELHFRGFVERNGRLGGAEDLADDRDYKSDLLNSSLKMPVVDSDHSHCSSPQAGPSSEGGSETQEKGPRPKTRRKRRLPNKELSRELSKALNQEIQKTEDCLANENRQPLKVEPESENEEPKRLFHNSNDIGEQRPHLKTKEMNGTPWELRHFYPSQITPLGFNRSTPTTRPVPPRSPPKCVQMERHVIRPPPISPPPDRLPLKDGKMHVLQREVWMKIFNHLTHQELCSCMRVSKTWNRWCCDKRLWTKIDLNRCTSITPLMLSGIIRRQPLSLDLSWTNISKKQLSWLINRLPGLRVLKLSGCSWAAVSALCTSSCPLLRTLDVQWVEGLKDAQMRDLLSPPTDNRPGQLDNRCKLRNVEDLRLAGLDITDTSLRLIIRQMPLLSRLDLSYCNHVNDQSVNLLTAAGTTTRDSLTEINLSVCNRVTDHSLNFFKRCGSICQIDLRFCKQVTKAGCERFLAEMSVSVPFRLKEDKLLQKTS; via the exons ATGGCCTTGTCATTGAGTGGAGACGATGAGGAATATGATTCAGACTCCGAACAG CGTGCAGCCAATCGTCCAAAGCCCAAGATGGCAACACCTTCGGCTGTTAAACTACCATCCAGTCGTAGCTCATCAGGAGCCAGACGGAGGAGAACACGCTGCCGAAAGTGCGAGGCGTGCATGCGGACAGAGTGTGGGGAGTGTCACTTTTGCAAGGACATGAAGAAGTTTGGTGGTCCAGGCCGCATGAAACAGTCTTGCATTATGAGGCAGTGCATAGCA CCTGTTTTGCCCCACACAGCTGTATGCGTGGTGTGTAAGGAGGCTGGGAAGGAGGATACactggaggaagaggaagacaaaTTCAACTTCATGTTAATGGAATGTTCTATCTGCAACGAAATTGTCCATCCCAACTGCCTCAAG GTGAGTGACGCTTCTGGCGTGGTGAACGACGAGCTGCCAAACTGCTGGGAATGCCCTAAGTGCAACCATGCTGGAAAGAGTGGAAAA GTATTAAAGCAAAAAaggggtccagggttcaagtacGCCTCCAACCTCCCTGGCTCTCTGCTGAGGGAACAGAAGTCTATGAAGGAGGAGGGGGACACATCTTCTTCAGTCAAGAGAAGACCTGACAGAGAGGAGACACCCAGGCATCGACCCGAGGAGGCTCTTCACCGGCCGCCACCCATGTTGTCCCCTGGTAGCGTTCCCCGACCCCGGCTCGAGGATAAgctgaggaagaagaggaagctctttgatgaggaggaggaagatgatttCAGAGGAAAGAAGCAG GAAAGATCCGAAGaaccttgtttttcaaaaatattgcaGCAAATTAAGATGGAAGAGGATGATGCATAtgaggacgatgatgatgatggaaggGAGCTTCATTTCCGGGGTTTTGTAGAGCGAAATGGCCGTTTGGGTGGAGCGGAGGACCTGGCAGATGACAGAGACTATAAGAGTGATCTTTTGAATTCTTCCCTCAAAATGCCTGTTGTGGACAGCGACCACTCCCACTGCAGCTCTCCGCAAGCCGGCCCAAGCAGCGAAGGCGGGAGCGAGACCCAGGAAAAAGGCCCTCGACCCAAAACTCGGCGCAAAAGGCGTTTACCTAACAAGGAGCTAAGCAGAGAGCTCAGCAAAGCACTGAACCAGGAAATTCAGAAAACCGAGGACTGCCTGGCCAATGAAAACCGCCAGCCTCTTAAGGTGGAGCCAGAGTCTGAAAACGAAGAACCCAAGAGGTTGTTCCACAACAGCAATGACATTGGCGAGCAGAGGCCCCACCTTAAGACCAAGGAGATGAATGGCACCCCCTGGGAACTGCGCCACTTCTACCCGAGTCAGATCACTCCGCTGGGCTTCAACAGGAGCACACCAACCACCCGCCCGGTGCCTCCGCGCTCGCCGCCCAAGTGTGTCCAAATGGAACGCCACGTCATTAGGCCCCCGCCAATAAGCCCGCCGCCCGATAGACTACCTCTTAAAGATGGCAAAATGCATGTCCTCCAGCGTGAGGTCTGGATGAAGATATTCAACCACCTCACGCATCAGGAACTATGCTCCTGCATGAGAGTGTCCAAGACCTGGAACAGATG GTGCTGCGATAAAAGACTCTGGACAAAGATCGACCTGAACCGCTGCACGTCCATCACGCCACTCATGCTGAGCGGAATCATTCGGCGACAGCCACTCTCTCTGGACCTCAGCTGGACCAACATTTCCAAGAAACAATTAAGCTGGCTGATTAACAGATTGCCAG GTCTGCGAGTGTTAAAGCTATCGGGGTGTTCGTGGGCGGCTGTATCTGCACTCTGCACCTCCAGCTGCCCACTACTACGAACGCTGGACGTCCAGTGGGTGGAAGGGCTCAAGGACGCACAGATGAGAGATCTCCTGTCACCTCCCACAGACAACAGGCCGG GTCAACTGGATAACCGCTGCAAATTGCGAAATGTGGAGGATCTACGTCTGGCAGGCCTGGACATCACTGACACATCCCTACGGCTCATCATTCGCCAGATGCCTCTGCTTTCCCGGCTGGACCTGAGCTACTGTAACCACGTCAACGACCAGTCAGTCAACCTGCTAACAGCGGCGGGGACCACCACTCGAGACTCACTCACAGAAATCAACTTGTCAG TTTGTAACCGGGTCACCGATCATTCCCTGAACTTTTTCAAGCGTTGCGGGAGCATCTGCCAGATTGACCTTCGCTTCTGCAAGCAGGTGACCAAGGCGGGCTGCGAGAGGTTCCTCGCTGAAATGTCTGTGAGCGTCCCGTTTAGACTGAAGGAAGATAAATTGCTGCAGAAGACCAGCTAG